In Haloarcula salinisoli, one genomic interval encodes:
- a CDS encoding helix-turn-helix domain-containing protein → MSLLPSRGPDTSDSQDGELQVVGVDEDIDAVLDALSSETARDILNAVYDEPGTPSELADRLDMSIQKVSYHLEKLESEELIAVAGTQYSEKGQEMTVYEPPEDPLVVFVGTPDRKRTLRSLVERLVPAIGLLTAASVMVQAVFGTIPGLFGSPESPTGSGTEPEVSGGTGGANETTNTTESTPDPDSDGPQSGAESTEAPEPTDGGGGVEIMETNEQPTETPTPDAEPSTPVEMAQEATDTATAVASGGGFDLEPGVAFFLGGLLVIAVVGVTWAYTS, encoded by the coding sequence CGACTCACAGGACGGTGAGTTACAGGTCGTCGGTGTCGACGAGGACATCGACGCCGTCCTCGACGCACTCTCCTCGGAGACTGCTCGCGACATCCTCAACGCCGTCTACGACGAGCCCGGGACGCCCTCCGAACTGGCCGACCGCCTCGATATGTCCATCCAGAAGGTCTCCTACCACCTGGAGAAGCTAGAGAGCGAGGAGCTCATCGCGGTCGCCGGCACCCAGTACTCAGAGAAGGGCCAGGAGATGACGGTGTACGAGCCGCCGGAGGACCCACTCGTCGTCTTCGTCGGGACGCCGGACCGCAAGCGCACGCTGCGGTCGCTGGTCGAGCGACTGGTCCCTGCTATCGGCCTGCTCACGGCGGCGAGCGTCATGGTGCAGGCCGTCTTCGGGACGATTCCGGGGCTTTTCGGTTCGCCCGAGAGTCCCACTGGGTCCGGCACCGAACCCGAGGTCAGTGGTGGCACCGGCGGCGCCAACGAGACGACGAACACCACTGAGTCGACCCCGGACCCAGACTCGGACGGGCCCCAATCGGGAGCGGAATCGACCGAAGCCCCGGAGCCGACTGACGGCGGTGGTGGCGTGGAAATCATGGAGACCAACGAGCAGCCGACCGAGACGCCGACACCGGACGCTGAGCCGTCCACACCGGTCGAGATGGCCCAGGAGGCAACAGATACTGCGACGGCCGTCGCGAGCGGCGGCGGGTTCGACCTCGAACCGGGCGTCGCGTTCTTCCTCGGCGGCCTGCTGGTCATCGCCGTCGTCGGCGTGACGTGGGCCTACACCTCGTGA
- a CDS encoding MBL fold metallo-hydrolase, translated as MRLTFLGTGAALPTGSRAQSGTLLETDAGALLVDCGSGVLDALARTDTGYEGVDTVLLTHHHLDHVSDLDVLMKARWLAGETDLTIAGPPGTTALVEELLSVHEYMQERLDLRLVDIDDPTITLASFDAEWLETRHSMQCFAYRLTPSAGGPTVALSGDSEAFPELVEFADGAAVFAHDCSFPDDVDVSNHPTPTSLGRALSAADADLGRVYLTHLYPHTEGRHEEMLASLGEEYDGDVRFAEDGLSMTVESV; from the coding sequence ATGCGACTCACCTTCCTGGGGACAGGGGCCGCGTTGCCCACCGGTAGCCGAGCGCAGTCCGGGACACTGCTCGAAACCGACGCGGGCGCCCTGCTGGTCGACTGTGGTAGCGGCGTACTCGACGCGCTCGCACGAACCGACACGGGATACGAGGGCGTCGACACCGTCCTGTTGACCCACCACCATCTCGACCACGTTTCGGACCTCGACGTACTCATGAAAGCGCGCTGGCTGGCCGGCGAGACCGACCTGACAATCGCCGGGCCGCCCGGCACGACCGCGCTCGTCGAGGAGCTGCTGTCGGTCCACGAGTACATGCAAGAGCGCCTCGACCTTCGGCTGGTCGACATCGACGACCCGACGATAACGCTTGCCAGCTTCGACGCCGAGTGGCTGGAGACCCGCCACTCGATGCAGTGTTTCGCCTATCGGCTCACGCCATCGGCCGGCGGGCCCACCGTCGCGCTCAGCGGCGACTCCGAGGCGTTTCCGGAACTCGTCGAGTTCGCCGACGGCGCCGCCGTCTTCGCCCACGACTGCTCCTTTCCCGACGACGTCGACGTCTCGAACCACCCCACGCCGACGAGCCTCGGGCGCGCCCTATCGGCGGCCGACGCCGACCTCGGCCGCGTCTACCTGACCCATCTGTACCCCCACACCGAGGGGCGCCACGAGGAGATGCTAGCCTCGCTGGGTGAAGAGTACGACGGCGACGTTCGCTTCGCCGAGGACGGCCTCTCGATGACGGTCGAGAGCGTCTGA